A genomic window from Arvicola amphibius chromosome 5, mArvAmp1.2, whole genome shotgun sequence includes:
- the Prokr2 gene encoding prokineticin receptor 2, which translates to MAAQNRTISFAPGLNPPQDHASSLPFNFSYGDYDLPLDEDEDMTKTQTFFAAKIVIGVALAGIMLVCGVGNFVFIAALARYKKLRNLTNLLIANLAISDFLVAIVCCPFEMDYYVVRQLSWEHGHALCTSVNYLRTVSLYVSTNALLAIAIDRYLAIVHPLKPRMNYQTAWFLIALVWMVSILIAIPSAYFTTETILVVVKNQEKIFCGQIWPVDQQLYYKSYFLFVFGLEFVGPVVTMTLCYARISQELWFKAVPGFQTEQIRKRLRCRRKTVLLLMGILTAYVLCWAPFYGFTIVRDFFPTVFVKEKHYLTAFYVVECIAMSNSMINTVCFVTVKNNTMKYFKKMLLLHWRPSPYGSKSSADLDLKTSGVPATEEVDCIRLK; encoded by the exons ATGGCAGCCCAGAACAGAACCATTAGCTTTGCACCTGGCTTGAATCCACCTCAAGAccatgcctcctccctccccttcaacttcAGTTATGGTGATTACGACCTCCCCCTGGATGAGGATGAGGATATGACCAAGACACAGACCTTCTTTGCAGCCAAGATTGTCATTGGCGTGGCCCTGGCAGGCATCATGCTAGTCTGTGGCGTCGGCAACTTTGTCTTCATTGCTGCCCTCGCCCGCTACAAGAAGCTACGCAACCTTACCAACCTCCTCATTGCTAACTTGGCCATCTCAGACTTCCTGGTGGCGATCGTCTGCTGCCCCTTTGAGATGGACTATTACGTGGTACGGCAGCTTTCCTGGGAGCACGGCCATGCGCTTTGCACCTCTGTCAACTACCTTCGTACGGTCTCGCTGTATGTCTCCACCAATGCTCTGCTGGCCATCGCTATTGACAG atACCTGGCCATTGTCCACCCCTTGAAGCCGCGGATGAATTATCAGACTGCCTGGTTCCTGATCGCTTTGGTCTGGATGGTCTCCATCCTCATCGCGATCCCGTCTGCCTACTTCACCACCGAAACCATCCTCGTTGTTGTCAAGAACCAGGAAAAGATCTTCTGCGGCCAGATCTGGCCGGTGGACCAGCAGCTCTACTACAAATCCTACTTCCTCTTCGTCTTCGGCCTCGAGTTCGTGGGCCCGGTTGTCACCATGACCCTGTGCTATGCCAGGATCTCGCAGGAGCTCTGGTTCAAAGCCGTACCTGGCTTCCAGACGGAGCAGATCCGCAAGCGGCTGCGCTGCCGCCGCAAGACCGTGCTGCTACTCATGGGCATCCTCACGGCCTATGTGCTGTGCTGGGCGCCTTTCTATGGCTTTACTATCGTGCGAGACTTCTTCCCCACTGTGTTTGTGAAGGAGAAGCACTACCTCACGGCCTTCTACGTCGTTGAGTGCATCGCCATGAGCAACAGCATGATCAACACCGTGTGCTTTGTGACGGTCAAGAATAACACCATGAAGTACTTCAAGAAGATGCTGCTGCTGCACTGGCGGCCCTCTCCCTATGGCAGCAAGTCCAGCGCTGACCTTGACCTCAAAACCAGTGGGGTGCCGGCCACAGAAGAGGTGGATTGTATCAGGCTGAAGTAG